A part of Antechinus flavipes isolate AdamAnt ecotype Samford, QLD, Australia chromosome 6, AdamAnt_v2, whole genome shotgun sequence genomic DNA contains:
- the P2RX3 gene encoding P2X purinoceptor 3, translating into MNCISDFFTYETTKSVVVKSWTIGIINRAVQLLIISYFVGWVFLHEKAYQVRDTAIESSVVTKVKGFGRYANRVMDVSDYVTPPQGTSVFVIITKLIITENQRQGFCPESEEKHACTTDRDCRAESFTGGGILTGRCVNYSSKLKTCEIQGWCPVEVDTVKMPVMMEAENFTIFIKNSIRFPLFDFEKGNLLPNLTSADIKKCHFHPETAPFCPILRVGDVVKFAGQDFTKLANTGGVLGIKIGWVCDLDRSSDQCIPKYSFTRLDGISEKSSVSPGYNFRFAKYFKMENGSEYRTLLKAFGIRFDVLVYGNAGKFNIIPTIISSVAAFTSVGVGTVLCDIILLNFLKGADQYKAKKFEEVNETTLRSATSTNPMYPSDQTLEGREEKQSTDSGAFSIGH; encoded by the exons GTGGGTGTTCTTACATGAAAAGGCATATCAGGTACGGGATACAGCCATCGAGTCTTCAGTGGTGACCAAGGTGAAGGGCTTTGGACGTTACGCCAACCGAGTCATGGATGTATCTGACTATGTGACCCCACCCCAG GGGACCTCTGTCTTTGTGATCATCACCAAACTGATCATCACTGAAAACCAGAGGCAAGGATTCTGCCCAGAG AGTGAAGAGAAACACGCTTGTACCACGGACCGGGACTGCCGGGCTGAGAGCTTCACCGGGGGAG GTATTCTCACTGGCCGCTGCGTGAACTATAGCTCGAAGCTGAAAACCTGTGAGATCCAAGGCTGGTGCCCTGTGGAGGTTGACACAGTGAAGAT GCCTGTCATGATGGAAGCTGAGAATTTCACCATCTTCATCAAGAATAGCATCCGTTTCCCTCTCTTCGACTTTGAGAA GGGAAACTTGTTACCCAACCTCACCTCTGCAGACATAAAGAAATGCCATTTTCATCCCGAAACTGCCCCCTTCTGTCCCATCCTCCGGGTGGGCGACGTGGTCAAGTTTGCAGGACAAGATTTTACCAAGCTCGCCAATACA GGAGGAGTCCTGGGCATTAAGATCGGCTGGGTCTGTGACCTGGACAGGTCCTCAGATCAATGCATCCCCAAATACTCCTTCACTCGGCTGGATGGAATCTCTGAGAAGAGCAGTGTCTCTCCTGGATACAACTTCAG GTTTGCCaagtattttaaaatggagaatggAAGTGAGTATCGGACACTCCTGAAGGCATTTGGCATCCGTTTTGATGTACTGGTATATGGAAAT GCTGGCAAGTTCAACATCATACCCACCATCATCAGCTCTGTGGCAGCCTTTACCTCAGTGGGAGTG GGCACAGTCCTCTGCGACATCATCCTCCTTAACTTCCTGAAGGGCGCAGACCAGTACAAAGCCAAGAAGTTCGAAGAG GTGAATGAGACCACCCTGCGATCGGCGACTTCTACCAACCCCATGTACCCCAGTGATCAGACCCTGGAGGGCAGAGAGGAAAAGCAATCCACAGACTCCGGAGCCTTCTCCATTGGTCACTAG